In one Dermacentor variabilis isolate Ectoservices chromosome 4, ASM5094787v1, whole genome shotgun sequence genomic region, the following are encoded:
- the LOC142578316 gene encoding solute carrier family 2, facilitated glucose transporter member 8-like: MAARGVHITRFQETWLGSVLAMGALVGSLVSGFLIEHLGRVWSIQLSSLGFVGGCLCVALCNASLPWMFAGLVLTGFCCGHVSLAVPVFVAEISPPHVRGLLGFGVQ, translated from the coding sequence ATGGCGGCCCGCGGAGTCCACATAACGCGCTTCCAGGAGACTTGGTTGGGATCGGTGCTCGCCATGGGCGCCCTCGTGGGCAGCCTGGTGAGCGGCTTCCTCATCGAGCACTTGGGACGCGTGTGGTCCATCCAGCTGTCGTCGCTGGGCTTCGTGGGCGGCTGCCTCTGCGTCGCGCTGTGCAACGCAAGCCTTCCGTGGATGTTCGCGGGTCTCGTGCTCACCGGCTTCTGCTGCGGCCACGTCTCGCTCGCGGTTCCCGTGTTTGTGGCCGAGATCAGCCCGCCTCACGTTCGCGGCCTGCTGGGCTTCGGCGTGCAGTAG